From a region of the Bactrocera tryoni isolate S06 unplaced genomic scaffold, CSIRO_BtryS06_freeze2 scaffold_64, whole genome shotgun sequence genome:
- the LOC120781343 gene encoding MD-2-related lipid-recognition protein-like, which translates to MSLLKVCIVLAAISLAVADIVDFKPCGDVDACTIHEVRIDPCPQASEHLACHIRRRRPATMSFDFTTNFAAETLEAGLAWQKSATLDLPLITMDKQACKYTPCPTVANQRQTYTMDVPIESKFPISPYTIKWTLKAPTGQLCCFTVDIKVVR; encoded by the coding sequence ATGTCGCTTTTAAAGGTCTGCATAGTTTTAGCAGCGATCTCGCTTGCCGTCGCCGATATTGTAGATTTTAAGCCGTGCGGTGATGTCGACGCCTGCACCATACACGAGGTACGCATCGATCCTTGCCCACAGGCTAGCGAGCATTTGGCATGCCATATACGTCGCCGCCGTCCGGCCACTATGTCCTTCGACTTCACGACCAATTTCGCTGCGGAGACGTTGGAAGCCGGTCTGGCCTGGCAAAAGAGCGCTACACTAGATCTACCGCTGATCACCATGGACAAGCAGGCATGCAAGTACACACCGTGTCCCACGGTCGCCAACCAACGCCAAACATACACCATGGATGTGCCGATCGAAAGTAAATTCCCCATTAGTCCCTACACCATCAAATGGACTCTGAAAGCGCCCACCGGACAACTTTGCTGCTTCACCGTCGACATTAAAGTAGTGCGTTAA